TACAAATTTTACAGATGAGAGTGCCCATTGGCGTAATTGGTATCATCTATGAATCCAGACCAAATGTGACCGTGGAGGCATCAAGTCTGTGTTTAAAGGCAGGCAATGCTACAATTTTAAGAGGAGGAAAAGAAGCTATCAATTCAAATCGCATACTTTACGGCATATTGAATGAGGCTGTAAAAAAGGCAGGGTTGCCTGAAGGGTGTATTGGTTTTATTGATTCGGTGGATAGAAAAGCTATAAAATATCTCATTCGTATGAATGGTTTGGTCAATCTCATCATTCCCCGAGGAGGAGAAGGGCTCATCAATTTTGTAACAGAAAACGCTACCGTTCCTGTAATCAAGCATTACAAAGGTTTGTGCCATACATATGTGGATGAATTTGCTTCTCTTTCCATGGCACAAGAGATTGTATACAATGCAAAGGTGCAGAGACCAGGCGTGTGCAATGCCATAGAAACATTGCTGGTGCATAAAAATATCGCCGGGAAGTTTTTGCCAAAGATGGTAAGAAAACTGCAGGAAGCAGGCGTTGAAGTCAGAGGATGTGAAAGAACGAAAAAGATAATTTCTCAAATAAAAGAGGCAGAGGCGGAAGATTGGGATACGGAGTATTTAGATCTTATCCTTTCTATAAAGGTTGTTGATGATATGGATGAGGCTATTGGGCATATAAACAAACATGGATCTCAACATTCGGAAGCAATTATTACTGAGAATTACGAAAGAGCGATGGAATTTTTGTATAGGGTAGATGCGGCAACTGTATATGTGAATAGTTCTACCCGCTTTACCGACGGTGGTGAATTTGGTATGGGCGCAGAAATAGGTATTAGTACGGACAAGATACACGCTCGAGGGCCGATGGGGCTACCAGAACTCACCATCTATAAGTATGTAATATTAGGCAGCGGGCAAATAAGGAAATGAGAATAGGTATTTTTGGCGGTACTTTCAATCCCGTGCATTTAGGACATCTGCGAGTAGCGTTGGATGTGAAAGATGTGTTTTGTTTGGATAAGATATTATTTGTTCCTACTGGCATACCCCCCCACAAGAAAGATGATGTTGCTCCTATCCACGATCGGATGAATATGTTAAGAATTGCAGTGGCCGATGTGTCGGATTTTGAGGTATCTGATATTGAAGCGCATAGAAATGGTATTTGCTATGCAATAGATACGGTAAGAATGCTCAAGGAAAAATATAGAGGTGCTGAGCTGTTTTACATCGTTGGCACTGATGCATTTTCATCTATTCGCACCTGGAAAAAGTATGAAGAACTTTTGGGAAACATATCATTTATCGTTATGATAAGGCCAAAATGTATACAGGATGAATTGTATAAACTAGATAAAGTTCGCTACATAGAAGTAGATAGAAAAAGGGCATTTCCTGACACGCTTTCCACTGTATATCTCTATCCAGTAACTCAAATTGATATATCTTCTTCATTTATTCGCTTGTATATAAAGCGGGGAGGAAGTATAAGCTATTTTACACCGAAAGATGTGGTAGAATATATTAAAGAGAGAGGTTTGTATAAGAGGTGAGTGAAAAGCTAATTAGAGCTAATTACAAGGAGATAGCGCATATATTGGAGGAGAAAGCAGCTGAGGATATCGTAGCCTTAGATATGAGAAGATATACAAGCATATTTGATTATATGGTGATATGTAGCGCAACTTCTAAGAAACATGCTCAAGCCTTGGCTTATACTCTAAAAGAAAGGATGAAGGTAAGACATATAGAGGGTTATGAAGTCGGTGAGTGGATATTGGTTGACTGTACGGATGTTATTGTGCATATTTTCTCTCAAGAGAAGAGGGAGTATTATGGGTTGGAATATTTGTGGAGCGATGTGCCGAGGAAAAAGCTTTGTAGGTAGGGGGGAATCCTATGGATGAGCAGCTGCTTGTTCAATTGAAAGAAACATTGATCGTAATGAAGAAAAGCTTGCAAAAACGGATAAAGGAGAGAAGTGAAAAGGTAAAAAGAAACTTCAAAGGCGATGTTGGAGATAGTTCTCTTTATGTTTATAACAGAGAAACGCTTTACAGTATCACAGAGCGGGAAAGAAATGAGTTACAGGAAGTAAATGATGCCTTATACAGGATAAAAAGGAATACCTATGGAATATGCGATAGATGCGGTGCAGAAATATCTAAGGAAAGATTGATTCTTAAGCCTACGGCAAAATTTTGTGCGAGATGCAGAAAAGAGGTAGATGGCGATAATAGGTGAGTTTTTTAATACTTTTTTCCCCTATGCCTGTGTTTTGTGCGGTGGTCATGCGAGAAAGATTTTATGCGATAGATGTTTTCGTAGAGTAAAACCGTATTCTGGCAAAAGATGTTTGAAATGTTCCAGGCCCTTACCTGATGAAAATAATGTTTTTTGTGCACGGTGCTTAAAAGGGGTAGCTTTTGAGAGGGGATTTTCCTTATTTCCCTATGAGAGAATAAAGGAAATTGTATATTCCTTCAAATACAGAAACATGCCTTATGTTGTGCATTTGCTCAGGTTTTTTTTAAAAGAAATAAGAGAATCTGGTATTTTTAACGACGCTTCTTTTCTTATTCCTGTGCCTATGCATCCGAAGAAAATAAGGAAAAGAGGTTATAACCAGGCAAATTTAATTGCTCATGAGCTCTCCTCTATTTTTCACATCCCTGTGGCTTACGATGTACTTATAAAACAAAAAGATACCCTGCCTCAAGTTGGGTTGAGTTATAAACAAAGGTTAAATAATCTTAAAGGTGCATTTTCAATAAAGAACACAGAAAGGATAAACAGAAAAACGGTGGTTCTCGTTGATGATGTGTATACAACGGGAACTAC
Above is a window of Deltaproteobacteria bacterium DNA encoding:
- a CDS encoding glutamate-5-semialdehyde dehydrogenase — encoded protein: MLEQMVRDIAKKAREASFYLANVSTERKNEALNIAAQLIDEKRREINEANKEDVKEAEQEGVSKAFIDRLTLTEKRINGMIKSLKEVSVLEDPVGTIIRGWKRPNGLQILQMRVPIGVIGIIYESRPNVTVEASSLCLKAGNATILRGGKEAINSNRILYGILNEAVKKAGLPEGCIGFIDSVDRKAIKYLIRMNGLVNLIIPRGGEGLINFVTENATVPVIKHYKGLCHTYVDEFASLSMAQEIVYNAKVQRPGVCNAIETLLVHKNIAGKFLPKMVRKLQEAGVEVRGCERTKKIISQIKEAEAEDWDTEYLDLILSIKVVDDMDEAIGHINKHGSQHSEAIITENYERAMEFLYRVDAATVYVNSSTRFTDGGEFGMGAEIGISTDKIHARGPMGLPELTIYKYVILGSGQIRK
- the nadD gene encoding nicotinate-nucleotide adenylyltransferase — its product is MRIGIFGGTFNPVHLGHLRVALDVKDVFCLDKILFVPTGIPPHKKDDVAPIHDRMNMLRIAVADVSDFEVSDIEAHRNGICYAIDTVRMLKEKYRGAELFYIVGTDAFSSIRTWKKYEELLGNISFIVMIRPKCIQDELYKLDKVRYIEVDRKRAFPDTLSTVYLYPVTQIDISSSFIRLYIKRGGSISYFTPKDVVEYIKERGLYKR
- the rsfS gene encoding ribosome silencing factor, with protein sequence MRANYKEIAHILEEKAAEDIVALDMRRYTSIFDYMVICSATSKKHAQALAYTLKERMKVRHIEGYEVGEWILVDCTDVIVHIFSQEKREYYGLEYLWSDVPRKKLCR
- a CDS encoding TraR/DksA family transcriptional regulator, whose amino-acid sequence is MDEQLLVQLKETLIVMKKSLQKRIKERSEKVKRNFKGDVGDSSLYVYNRETLYSITERERNELQEVNDALYRIKRNTYGICDRCGAEISKERLILKPTAKFCARCRKEVDGDNR
- a CDS encoding ComF family protein, with the protein product MAIIGEFFNTFFPYACVLCGGHARKILCDRCFRRVKPYSGKRCLKCSRPLPDENNVFCARCLKGVAFERGFSLFPYERIKEIVYSFKYRNMPYVVHLLRFFLKEIRESGIFNDASFLIPVPMHPKKIRKRGYNQANLIAHELSSIFHIPVAYDVLIKQKDTLPQVGLSYKQRLNNLKGAFSIKNTERINRKTVVLVDDVYTTGTTIDQCALLLQKNKTHPRFFTLSTTSLTH